The sequence TTCAGAAACTCCTCTTTCAATCTGTAGATAATGCAGAAAGTCTTGCAAAGCATCCTCCATGTATCTCTACTCTCCTAAGCGAAAAAAAATTGACAAACGATCTAACCAAGTAGACTCGTCAGGTTGGAAAACCTTCACAACTTTACCTTGCGGCTGATCATAGCGATGCAATTGTTCATATTCTTTATGAATCATTTGTAAACCAATATAAAAAATTAAAGTACATACCATAAATAAAATAAATATTTTTAACATATCTGCGATAGAAACCAACCACTTGGACATAGGCATATCTCTCCTTTTTACTACAAAGATATGCCAAAACTAGTCCAGTTTATACACCCAAACTTAGAAAATAGTTCCATCTTAAAAGTATATCATTTCTCCTATTTTGTAAATACATTAACAAAAAGGAAAAAACCTCCTTCTCAATCTAGAAAAAGGCTTTAATTAAATGTATTTTAGGCTTTTACTAATTCTTTTACTTGGCATTTTTTACAGATTCCATGAAAAGTTAAGCGGTGGTCCTTGACCTGGAAACCCCACTCGTTTTCCACAATTTTTTCAACATCACTTAATAAGTCTTCTTCAATCTCTACAACGGAGCCACATTCAATACACACTAAATGATGGTGGAAATGCTCTGCACCTTCTTTTCGAAGATCATAACGGGAAACTCCATCACCAAAATTTATCTTGTCAACAATTTTCAATTCAGACAACAGTTCCAATGTGCGATAAACAGTTGCTAACCCAATCTCTGGCGCCTTCTCTTTCACGAGGAGGTAAACATCTTCTGCGCTTAAATGATCTTTTTCATTCTCAAGTAGTACACGAACTGTCGCTTCTCGTTGGGGTGTTAACTTGTAGCTTTGCGCATGTAACTGTTTCTTGATTCTATCTATTCTATGTTCCATGCCATAACCTCCCTCGCATTCCACTTACATTATAATCAGACATGAAACTAGTGTCAAATTAAAATTATTTTAATCTATTGTATATAATTATTATCAATTAATAATTAAATTAATTAATGATTAAGGAGACAATTGATTTCATTGCCTGCGAGGACAAATAGGCTTCGATTCCCGCAGCAATTACCACAACCCCTCCAATTAACGCAAACAATGTTACATATCTCATAAATGGTGGTAACAGGGGCTGCTTAAGTCTTTTGGCAAAGAGGTTTTGCATAAGAGTATATGAAAAAATCATCGCTAGGCTTGCTGCTAAAATAAATACGGGGATTAACAAAACATTTTGTAGAGCAACGGATCCAGAGGCTAATAAAAATCCATGCCATCCCATCTGATTAACTAGAAAACCTACTGTAAAACCGACAACAAGACCCTTCACAAACAAAATAAACCAAATAACTGGCATACCTATAATTGATAAACCTAATATAAAAATGAGCAACAAAGTTTTCAAATTATACATAGCACTCATTTGGAACAGAGTATGAGTTGAGAAAACGGGTTCTTTCAGAACATCTTGAAAAAATTGCTCTAAATAAAAAGATAAATCCTGTTTCTGTATAAATCCCATACTGTTAACTAAAACTGCTCCAAAAATAATCCCCATTAAAAATAGGATAGTAGTAAATAAGTAAAAGGTAGCGTATTGCCTCATATGGTGTTGTATCGGATTCGCTTTTAGCTCCATGGTCATCCTCCTAGCTTGTTCAAACTCTATGTTTTACTCTATGAAGAACAAACTAGAAATAGACCTGTTACTTCGATTGATTTATTTTGCCGTATTTTTCCCAACCGCCTGCAATTAAGTCTAACTCTCCATTACGCATCTTAATAATCACATCCAAGTTTAAATATAAGAAT is a genomic window of Bacillaceae bacterium S4-13-56 containing:
- a CDS encoding YqzK family protein, whose translation is MSKWLVSIADMLKIFILFMVCTLIFYIGLQMIHKEYEQLHRYDQPQGKVVKVFQPDESTWLDRLSIFFRLGE
- a CDS encoding Fur family transcriptional regulator — its product is MEHRIDRIKKQLHAQSYKLTPQREATVRVLLENEKDHLSAEDVYLLVKEKAPEIGLATVYRTLELLSELKIVDKINFGDGVSRYDLRKEGAEHFHHHLVCIECGSVVEIEEDLLSDVEKIVENEWGFQVKDHRLTFHGICKKCQVKELVKA
- the spoIIM gene encoding stage II sporulation protein M, whose protein sequence is MELKANPIQHHMRQYATFYLFTTILFLMGIIFGAVLVNSMGFIQKQDLSFYLEQFFQDVLKEPVFSTHTLFQMSAMYNLKTLLLIFILGLSIIGMPVIWFILFVKGLVVGFTVGFLVNQMGWHGFLLASGSVALQNVLLIPVFILAASLAMIFSYTLMQNLFAKRLKQPLLPPFMRYVTLFALIGGVVVIAAGIEAYLSSQAMKSIVSLIIN